A window of the Macrobrachium rosenbergii isolate ZJJX-2024 chromosome 43, ASM4041242v1, whole genome shotgun sequence genome harbors these coding sequences:
- the LOC136828988 gene encoding uncharacterized protein: MYTDALNVKLDSLPIGCTINETTINNLCYADDMVLVSPSVQDLQRLIHTSRGYGEEFDILYNETKTQCTSLLTRSLKHMAEPQIFLGNRRLESVHEFPYLGHIITENLKDKQTQSTGVENYMQLAT; this comes from the coding sequence atgtacacagatgccctgaatgtcaagcTGGACTCACttccaatcggatgcactatcaacgaaacaacaatcaACAACCTCTGTTatgccgacgatatggttctggtttccccatcagtgcaagacCTCCAGCGACTCATCCACACTTCCCGCGGATATGgtgaggaatttgatatcctgtacaacgaaaccaagacccagtgtacgTCACTGCTcacgagatcgcttaagcatatggcagaaccacaaattttcctcggaaatcgtCGTCTGGAATCCGTGcatgaatttccatatttgggccacattatcactgAAAACCTAAAAGATAAGCAGACACAGAGCACAGGTGTCGAAAACTATATGCAattggcaacatga